The Oreochromis niloticus isolate F11D_XX linkage group LG4, O_niloticus_UMD_NMBU, whole genome shotgun sequence DNA segment GTGGCCACAAAACACTATTTCGAGGGCACGAAATAGGTATAACGTGCGCACGAAATGCTAATTTGTGGGCACGAATTGGGTATAACGTGGCAACGAATTACGCATTTCTGGCAACAAAATAGATAACGTGCGCACATCATATTGATACAATTCCTGGACAGCTGCGTAGAGACATAAGCATAAGAGTAGGCTAAACCTATACACCATGGACAGAGACGGTAtgattgagttttattttaggcTGGGAATGAGCtacaaatgcattttgaaaAGCCTGGCAATGCAAGGAACCATTATTACGGAGAGACATTTAAACAGGATATTGAGAGCCCAGTTGCTTTACAGACGTAAGTACGACCTGGACGCCGGGATAGATTTTATTGTCAACCAACTGCAAGGGCCTGGGAAGGATCACGGTTATTGGTCAAATGTTTTGTGCCCACAAATTAGCATTTCGTGCGCACGTTATACCTATTTCGTGCCCTCGAAATAGTATTTCGTGGGCACAAATAAGTATTTCGTGGGCACGTTATACCCATTTCGTGCCCACGAAGTAGTATTTTGTggccacaatttatttatttttttggaccatgtcatcagagGGGCTCCATAGATTTAAGGTACACTGTTGTGGTAAAAGaaatttttaaatctgtcatTGTCCAAATACTTATGGACCTAACGGTGTATTTCCTTCCCTAACCGCCGCATGAAAGCACTTCATGAGGACTCGGGGAAACGAGAACCAAGAGAAGAGCTTTAATGCCACGACAGATGTCGAGACGTGTGTTTGCTGTGCTCAAACTACAGCATCCTGACGATAGACCATAAAGAGCTCATTTCAGATACCATGTGCTCGGTGTTATGACGTGCAGATCATAAAAGAGAGAACCAccagtgataaatattactaaaTTACCAAGATTgtaatttatttgtaataaataaaaaagaataaacaagtttgtaaactgaactgaagtgtttgttctgttcattttttattttctgctccTGCTGGAAAGACGATCCAGTGTGACTCCTGCCTTCATTAAGGCCTTCAATGACTGAGCTCAAATTAAGTCattatgattttaaaaacagcagcagacagCACTAACAGAAACTTAATGTCTCataatctttatttttaaataacacGAGACAACTTCATAAGAAGCTGATTTGATCACAGCAGCATAACCGTCAGCGGGTTTATCAGTCTGTCAGCGAAGGTTCAAAACACATCAACAGGTTATGGCATGAAatggaaaacacattttgtaagCATGTCTAATGGGATGGGACGCTTTACCACCTTTCCTTTCATAATAAGTGGTCCAGTGTATCCTCTTTCAAAGCACTGGAGAACTGTTCCAGCTCATATTATTGCTCCCACACACATACTTTCAGGTCACTTCACTCAGCTACAAACTTTCCTGTGGAAAATTGACTTTTTGACTTCAGCTTATTTGTATCATAAGATTTAGCAGAactaatttgttcttttttttgttcagaTAAATGTAAAAGTTGATTCTTAATCCCAATAAAAACACttcaaagtaataaaaaatgCAACAATGCACTGTCACAAAGCTGAAAACAACCATTTGTTCAGGGACTTTTTGAAGTTGTGATGATTTCTATTTCCTAAGACTTCAATTCCCCTTTACCGGCAACGTCACGACTCCTCGCTCTTAATTTATTCAGCTGGGACTCTGCCACATCAGCTCGCTCCTCTGCCTCCTCCAGTTCATGTTGCACTTTGCGAAACTTAGCCAAATGGATGCTGCTTTGTTCCTCCTGTGTTTCAGAGAGCCACAGTAAAGAAGAGTATTTTGTCTACATAACACGCCTGCATTTCTCACAGTCTTTAAGGATTTTCTCTCACCGCCTCCTCAAACTGCCGCTTATATGCTTTCACTTTGAGCTGCAGCTTGTTGACCAGATCCTGCAGCCTCGCCgagttcttcttctcctcctcacccTGAAATCAAACAGAAGTGCTTCTCTCACATCTCTTTGAacattttctctccttctctgaGCAGCTTGTGAAATTTGCTTTGTTACGTAACAGACTTGTTACCTGATAAGTGAGCTCTTTAATCTTCCTTTCATATTTCCTCACACCTTTCACGGCCTCTCCACTGCGTTTCTGTTCTGCCTCCAACTCATTTTCCAGCTCACGGACCTTAATAGAAATAGATTTAGTTTAGATTTGTGCCTTAATTTCTCTGCAGCATGTCCCTGCTCTCTGTCAGATCGTACTTTGGCTTCCAGCTTCTGAATCTCCTTCTTTCCTCCTTTAAGCGCCACCTGCTCGGCCTCATCCAGACGCTGCTGCAGGTCTTTCACCGTGGCCTCCAGGTTCTTTTTCATCCTCTCCAAGTGAGCGCTGGTGTCCTGctccttcttcagctcctcAGCCATCATGGCAGCCTGCATGCAAATGTGAACTGTGACATTTTAATCCAGCCTCAAAGTCCAGCAGCCCACATTCAAATGACAGCGCAGTTAATTGATTTGAGGAGGAGACTCACATCCGTGATGGCTTTCTTGGCCTTCTCGTCTGCATTCCTCGCCTCCTGCATGGTCTCCTCCATCTCTGACTGCAGCTGAGTCAAATCAGCCTCCATTTTCTTCTTAGAGTTCACGAGACTGGTGTTCTGGTCATTAAACAACATTGAAATATGACATTGAAAGAAGTCTTTGGGTCCCTTAAATCAGTGAAAGTGTCAAAattaaagagagaaaagctTGAAATAGCTCaaatcatctgtaaaacacagaggCGGCAGTTCGATCCATGATTTCCTAAATCAAACTGCTGAGGTTTCTTGTGTCTATTACACAGCACTGATATAAAAGCAGGTTTTATTGCTCAGTTGATTCAAATAGAGCTGATTTTCTACTATTTTATATACAGAAAGATTGCaactaaatattatttttactaTGGATAAATCTGATGATTGTATTCCTGATTAAGCTCTCTGAAAATCCCACAAATGATCTTGACTTAAGGTTTCATAAATAAAGAGCCATGTATTTTGTCATTATCTTATCATCTGAGGGCCTTCTCAGATGTGAAAACCAACCACACAATATTCAGAAGCTGCACATACACTAAAAAAAATGGACTCTGTATTTTGGCCTCTCACCTGAGAGTGCAGCAGCTGAACACGCTCGCTGACTTCCATCAGCTCCTGCTCAGCAAGCTTTCGACTTCTGTCAGACTGCTCCAGTGACGCCCTCAGCTCCTCGTTCTCCGCCATCATTAGATTGTTGCGGCGTTCTATGATAGCTAGCTCCTCTTTTAGGTCCTCCTGACGTTGGAGGGCTTCATCCAGATGGACCTGGGTGTCCTGAGGATGGAGGCAGTAGTTTGGGGATTTTAAACATCATCCCAGAATTTTTAACCAGAACAGAAAAAGTTCCCACGCACCTTCAGCTGAGTCTGCAGGTTTCTCAGTTGTTTGGTTGCCTCGGCTGCCTGCCGGTTGGCGTGACCCAGCTGGATTTCCATCTCGTTTAGATCCCCTTCCATCTTTTTCTTCATCCGGACAGCGTCGTTCCTGCTGCGCGTCTCTGCATCCAGCGTGCTCTGCAGATAGTCCACTGTTCTCTGGTAATTCCTTTTAAGCTGGTCGATTTCTTCGTCTTTCTCTGCCACCTTCCTCTCCACCTCCGACTTGATCTGATTCAGCTCCAGCTCAAGTTGCAGGATTTTGGACTCCTCTTGTTCCAAGGAAGACTTCAGAGAGAAAACAGCAgttaatgttgttgttattttgtaaaatgttaaagtttGTGGAGGTGAAACAAACCTCAGCTTCCTCAAGAGCTGCCTGGGTGTCTCTCTTCTCTTGTTCGGCGTGCTTTGTGGCTTTTTCCAGCTCGCGGAGCATTTTTGTGGACTCTCCAACTTGCTCGTTGATATCTGTGATTTCCTCTAAAAAACACATCAACACACTTTATGTAAAACATTGACTGCTGCCTCTCAGAACCCAAACAGAAGTTTATTTCCTGCCGAAGGCTTACGTTGAAGATTTTTATTGTCTCTTTTCATGCTCTCAAGGTGATCCAGGACTTCTTCGTATGAATTTTTCAGCTTGAAGAGTTCTGTGTTCAGCGCTCTGGACTCTCTCTGGGAGACTTCCAGATCTGATTGACACTCCTCATACTTCTGCTTCCATTCAGCCAAAACCTGGCAGGAAGCAGCACATGTAATCAGTGTAGCCTTATGATGATACAAATGAGGACATGTTTCAAAACAGAAAGACCCACCTTGTCGAAATTCTTCTGTTTCTTGTCTAAGGTGGCATTTGCTGCGTTTGACCTTTCTAGCTCAACCATGAGATCCTCGACCTCCGCCTGCAGCCTCTGCTTGGTCTTCTCCAGCGATGCACACTTGACATTTGCTGCCTCTGTCATCTCCTCGGACTCCTGCAGCCGCTGGACCAGCTTCTTCCTTTGAACCGAACATAAACTGCATTAAAGCAGAAGAAGCCCATCAGCGCTGACCCGAGAAACACACTGTGAGGTTTTTTACTTTGCCTCCTCGAGCTCCTCGGTGCGCTGGATGGTGTCTGTCTCGTATTTATTTCTCCACTGAGCCACGTCACTGTTCACCTTGGACAGGCAGCGCTGCAGCTCAGCTTTGGCCTCTTGCTCCTCCTCGTACTGCTCTCTTAAGAGCTCGCAGTCGTGACGAGATGACTGCAAACTGtgagccaaggcgttttttgtCTAAAGAAATTTcaaaacatacacaaaaaaacTGCTTCACCGAGATGCAGTAACAAATTTATTTGCCCTCTGGGAACAGAAGGAACAAGCTGTGACTACAGCTGTGAATCACACTGAGTCATGACTGCAGGCAACttttacatttaatatttatggAGCAACATTTGAATTCCTTTGAAGTCTGATTTTGGTCTCCCGACTCTGCTAAATGTTCACCAGCTAAATTCTAACATGGCTCTATTTTTCATCCTGAGCAGGTGCGGTATAGATACTTTTTAAAGGTTTCTCTCAGAAAGCAGCTGTGAGAAACAGGCAAGACAGAAACAACTAAGGGAGGAGAGGAAACTGGCTGTGAAGCTTTATCAAGCTGACTTCAGATTCTGTTGTTTCTCAGATCCAATTATGAAGTCACTCACAAAGATCTCACAAAGTTGGGGACACAATAAAGTGACAAAACAGCTGCTAGATTTTCCTCTAAACCAGTGCTTCTCAAAGTGTGTGGCGCACCCCACTGGTGGGGTGCAGAGTTCTGACAGGTGGGGTGCAAGTTATACGGAAGTAATGTTTAACATCCGAATCACTTTTACGGCGGAACAAAGAAATTAGCAGCAGTTGTGTTAATAATATGCGCATGCGCTGAAAAGCTGCAGGCGCGTGGGTAAGTCGACAGTGTACTGAAAAGTGTGAACATGTGGTCGGGTCTGTCGTGCATCGTTTACAGTGGTGCCGAAACCCACGATTGGGGCACGAGAGACCGAACCACATGTTCGTACTTTTCAGTACACTTCTTTTCAGCTACAGCctacacacaacaacaacaggacCTAGTTCATTCTGTTTTAAGCCGGCGAGGCGAGATTGCAGATGCTGCTCAGGTGCGCCCTCCTCCCCCGCAGCCACGCCCcagaccacgccccaccacagCTCTGCAGTCAAAAACAAGCTCACTGCAGCCAATAAGAGTGAATAGTGTTAAACTCTCgctaaattatatatttttcatctctgttcacaagtttctggatttcttttttttataagactaagactgaactttatttttccatgtttgGCAATGTTCACATTCTGTTTAACTTGttgcttttttgaagaagtggtGCAGACTAATGAAGCAGTCTAGTGacaaaagttacaaatatttgtttgaaatgaaagttgtttgtttaaaacaacAATTATGGAAGGATTCACTGAGAAGGAGTTTGTtatctaaataaatattttttcctgccatgaggagtcgccccctgctggtcattaaaAATCATTCCGATCAATCATGGCTATTTCTTATCATTCAGAATATACTGAATGCTGCCCCCTTTGGGCTAAATGTAAAAATGCACCTTCTTTACACATTCAGAATATATTAATAAACTTATTTGTAAATTTGTAATTTCCaattacaatttttttcttctggCTTTTACATGTTTGACAAATATGTTATCATAGCTTTACATATTGTACACAGAGATGATAAGACAGCAATAAATGTCTGTCGAATAAATTACTGACCTGTCTTGGAAAGAGTCAGTCGAGGTATTGCAATCATGGACTGCAAAATTAGTCTGCATGCATCAAACTTAGTATCAGAGCCACGTTTATTTACGGTCACATGGTTTGGCTCTAATGAACTAAAAGATTCCTAAAATCTTTGATATCTGTGGCTAAAACATCCAGTTCAGTCAGTCATTGTTTCCTAATGCAGGTAGATATGAAAAAAGAAGCTAATAAACAGCTAAATCGTCATAGCTGATGTTTTGAGATTGAATTTCTCATATCCGTTCACAAGAGATTAGTAAGAACTCTAAATCATTGCTGTGACTTGATATCAATCTTTGTTGTGCCTTTCAGACCTTGATTTCTTCATCCAAAAGTCTCTTCATCTCTTCGATTTTGTGACCGGCTGCAGTCTTCCCTCTGTTCACCTGGGACAGAATGGACTCTTTTTCTTCCAGCAGACGGGTAAGTTCACCTGTCCAggacaaaaagaataaaaactcaCGTATCTGAGCAtctaaaatgtttctttttatccttttttaattaaacacctACCATTTTCTGTCTGCAGTCGAGCACTCAGGGTAGTGTAATCACTAAGAGACCTCTGGGCTTCATCTGCTTTGGTCTTGTATTCATTCATTTGATCTTCAAGGCTCCTGCACTGTTTCTCCACGTTAGCCTGAAATATGGAACTCTGGTTATAATAGAAGAGAAGATTTTAGAACAAAGTCCCCTCTGCAGACAGATGTTTACCTTGCTTTTCAGAACAGTCTCCATACTCCTTGCCATGTCATCGATTTCCATCTTCATCTCgctcttttctttctccagtTTCTGCTTCACCCTTTGAAGGTTTTCTATCTGATCACCGAGCTCTGCGACGCTGTCCGCCTGCTTCTTGCGTAAAGCCACGGCGATGGATTCATGCTGCAGGGTGGACTCTTCCAGCTCGTGGCGCAGCCTCTGAATCTCGGCCTCGCGCTTCTTGTTGAGCTCGGCCTGAGCGGCGGAGGCTCCTCCGGCCTCCTCCAGCCTCTCAGTGATCTCCTCCAGCTCTCTGGACAGGTCAGACCTCTGCTTCTCCACTTTGGCCCGAGCTGCACGCTCAGCTTCGATTTCCTCCTCCAATTCTTCAGTGCGAGCCTACAATGTGAACACACGAAACTGGTATTATAACACTGAACATCAAGTGCTCGATACTTTGAGACTCTACAATTACATAAACACCTGAAGCTCTTTAATCTTCTTTTGAAGCTGAGTGCTAAGAGCTTGTTCATCATCAATTTTGCTCTGCAGGCTGCTGATTTCAAAGTCCTTCCTGAGAAGAGAATGATTTCAGGTTCAGATGATATTTAACTCCGTTTATAACATCAAAGTTTCACtaaaccacagactgtatataaaagatggatggagccatcATTGCCATGTTGTTTTTTCAAAACCTTGATAAGTGTGGGATGGCGCtaaatattaatgtaatttaatgAAAATTTAAAGAGTATTGttattagttttttaaaaattattttattagtatttaaaCCTTGTTGTGTTGCCATAAAGTCCTGTTGTTtccacctgtgtgtgttttccttcaCTTTGTGCCTCTGTGATGATTCTGTGATCTTGTCGATTGTCTGGATTTTTGTCCTTTTAAACTCTTCCTGCTTGTATTGAAAAGCACCTTTTGTTCATTATTATGTCTGCTGCTTTGCTACCTGCTGTGTGGGCTCAATACAACAAGGTGGTACGATTAGCTGACATTTCAAATAGGAAACAGGGATAGTTGGATGTGGATTCACTCTGTGGTTTAGGAGGTAAAACAGCAAAAGGACAGCTTTAgataaaaaggaataaaaagctTTTGTCTGGGCGTGCACTGCTGAACAGATTGTTCTTGAGTTTAAGGGTAAAAGCTCGGATTCATTGCTTGGAGAAAGAATACTAAAGGAAATCTATTTATTAACTCACTTTTTCAGTTGTTCCTCCGCCTGCTGCCTTTCATTCTCCAGGTCCATGATGGTTTCCTGGTTCAGCTTCAGATCTCCCTCCAGTTTCCTTCTGGATCTCTCCAAGTCAGCACGCAACTTCTTCTCCTGCTCCACCAGCCCCTCCAGCTGCAGGAGATGTTTACATCAATCACTAAGTCTGCAGCTAACATTACAAGTTTACGTGCTGGCTTCAGCTTAAGAAGCACTGAGCCCTTTTATACTTACATCATCAATTTGTTGCTCCAACTTAGTCTTTGTCTTTATTAGAGAATTGACTCTGTCCTCCTCTGCCTGGAGGTCGTCTAAAGTCTGCTGGTGCACCTCCTGCAAAGCTTTCATCTCCTTTGAGGACTTCAACAGGTTTTCCTCAAGAGTCGTCAACTCCTCGATCAAATTCTTAACCTAAGGAGAGAAACCTTTATTTGcaagtttgttaaaaacaaaaagctttaaaagttCATACAACAGAAATAATCACAGGCACCTTATTTTCGGTGGCATATTTCTCCTTCTCCACTTTGGCGATGGTAAGTTCCAGGTCGTCTATGTCCCGTTTGAGCTCAGAACATTCGTCCTCCAGCTTCCTCTTCTTGGCGGTGATTTCAGCGttgatctcctcctcctcctccatcctctCGGAGAACTCTTTGGCTTTGGCCTCCAGGTGGATCTTGCTCTTTATCAAGCCTTCACACCTTTCCTCAGCATCGCACAGGTTCTCCCTCTCCTGAGGAACCAGGACACAATGACTGTTATAGTGGAgtaaatttttaatttaacctCAGGTGATAGTTATTCTTTTTCTAAAGTTTGGACACATATTCTTATTTCATGTCTTTGCACAGGGATTTGTTTGCAATCTTCTATTTTCCTTTAAGGATGGCTGAGCTGCCTGCTGATGGTGCAGAAGCCTGCCATTTCCCTTTCTCTATAAAGAAAACTTTTAAATGGAATACTACAAGCTATTTCCTGTGTCTGTCGTCATGTCAGCGGAGCTTGACATGACTTGTTTTCTTCCGTTAGTGGTTTCTTAACAGCATGGAGGAAACATTCACGCTTCCTTCAACAGCTGCTCGAACTCTAGGAAGCGCTGACATGAGCTCTAATTTCAGAGGATGGTGATTCTAATGACCTTATTCAGCACAGCAGAGAGAAACTGTGCTCTTCATTTCCTCGAGCATCACAGCCTGCGTAGGTGAACTCACAGTACTTAAATAAATCGTGTACTGAGTGACCTTCATGTCTGAATAAAAGATAGATCAGCATTTTCTTTACTTCACTTGTTCTTGCAGTAATAGAGATTACCACAGTAGTAGCACAGGGCTTTTTCTGTGCACCAACACCAGAAACCTCAAATCTTAATATGTCGTAACGCTGTTATAAGCACTATTTGCTTTAAGTTTACATCATGGTTGGTCtgctttcttcttattttaactTTCTTTTCCTCCAGTTTCCCTGCAGTGATCAATTACACTAGTTCTTATCTTACCTCATTATTGATCATCTTTTAATTTAATCTGATCTTTAAATCAGGCAGAACAAAATCAATACAAGCAGACCACTTTGTCCCACTCAGGGCTGAGTGTTTACATACTGCTTGTATTTGAAGGTAAAGGTCATTCTTCTCCTGCATGAGCATGACCATCTTCTCCTCCAGCTCCTTCCTCCTGGCCTCCGACTTTGCCAACTCCTCTCTGAGTCGAGCAAACTCCTCCTTCATGGTCTGCATCTCCTTCTCAGCCTCCGCACTTCGTAATAGAGGCTTTATCTTGAAGAAGAGCTTCATCCAAGGCCAGTTCTTCACATTCATGAATGAACGAATGTTGTACTGGATGATGTAAACGGCCTCTCTACAGagtgaaaaatcacaacaatGAAGAATTTGTTACAGATGTGAAGGTGATGAGAAAATCTTCTGATCTTTTTAAGGTTTATCTAAGTTATTCCTGACTTTTTCACTAGCTACAATGTCAGAGTAGCttaaaaaatgaaggaaagCATTTAGAGAGTAGAAAATTAGAAATcatctttgcatttttaatgtgAGACAAAGACCACCACTGCAATTACAATCATAATTAATGACAGTTTAGAAGAAATAGTCTCTTTCGTTACCATAAAGGATGCAGTTATGAAATTGCATGTGTTCAATcccatttctctgtctttcaTTCGCCTGATTTTCCACAAATTTTACATCCACTaatccaaaagaaaaaagaaatgtgccAGACCTTTTCTTCATCATCTCCTTTAACCTCAGCCTGGTGACGTAACCCCTGGCTACAGCCTGGATTCGAGTCATCAGCACAGCTAGACGCTCATCCCGCATCTCCTCCAGAAGACCCAAAAGGCCGGCTTTGAAAAACACCTGCAAGTTGACAAAGAGAAGTCAAATTTCTCTTCAATTTCAaattatccatccattctcttctgcttatccttgtcagGATGATGTGGGGGCTGGAGCCCacccagctgtcttagagcgagaggcagggtacaccctggacaggctgccagtctgtcacagggctaacacacagagacagacaaccattcgcacctatgggcaatttagagtttccagttaacctaaccccactaactgcatgtctttggaatg contains these protein-coding regions:
- the LOC100707976 gene encoding myosin heavy chain, skeletal muscle, adult isoform X2 — translated: MVRYKDWTENGCIQSTKTNDRENQSILITGESGAGKTVNTKRVIQYFATITAMGESSKKEQLGSKMQGTLEDQIIQANPLLEAFGNAKTVRNDNSSRFGKFIRIHFGTKGKLASADIETYLLEKSRVTFQLLAERSYHIFYQILSNKKPDLIEMLLITSNPYDYPFISQGEITVLSINDAEELMASDRAIDILGFSTEEKVGIYKLTGAVMHNGNMKFKQKQREEQAEPDGTEVADKVAYLMGLNSADLLKALCCPRVKVGNEYVTKGQTPQQVNNAVGALSKAVYEKLFLWMVTRINQQLDTKLPRQHFIGVLDIAGFEIFEINSLEQLCINFTNEKLQQFFNHHMFVLEQEEYKKEGIEWEFIDFGMDLAACIELIEKPMGIFSILEEECMFPKATDGSFKNKLYDQHLGKNSIFQKPKPSKAKTEAHFSLMHYAGTVDYNISGWLEKNKDPLNDTVVQLYQKASLKLLCQLFATYASADAAADGNKKNYKKKGSSFQTVSALFRENLNKLMANLRSTHPHFVRCIIPNETKIPGIMDHHLVLHQLRCNGVLEGIRICRKGFPSRILYGDFRQRYRILNASVIPEGQFIDSKKASEKLLSSIDVDHTQYRFGYTKVFFKAGLLGLLEEMRDERLAVLMTRIQAVARGYVTRLRLKEMMKKREAVYIIQYNIRSFMNVKNWPWMKLFFKIKPLLRSAEAEKEMQTMKEEFARLREELAKSEARRKELEEKMVMLMQEKNDLYLQIQAERENLCDAEERCEGLIKSKIHLEAKAKEFSERMEEEEEINAEITAKKRKLEDECSELKRDIDDLELTIAKVEKEKYATENKVKNLIEELTTLEENLLKSSKEMKALQEVHQQTLDDLQAEEDRVNSLIKTKTKLEQQIDDLEGLVEQEKKLRADLERSRRKLEGDLKLNQETIMDLENERQQAEEQLKKKDFEISSLQSKIDDEQALSTQLQKKIKELQARTEELEEEIEAERAARAKVEKQRSDLSRELEEITERLEEAGGASAAQAELNKKREAEIQRLRHELEESTLQHESIAVALRKKQADSVAELGDQIENLQRVKQKLEKEKSEMKMEIDDMARSMETVLKSKANVEKQCRSLEDQMNEYKTKADEAQRSLSDYTTLSARLQTENGELTRLLEEKESILSQVNRGKTAAGHKIEEMKRLLDEEIKTKNALAHSLQSSRHDCELLREQYEEEQEAKAELQRCLSKVNSDVAQWRNKYETDTIQRTEELEEAKKKLVQRLQESEEMTEAANVKCASLEKTKQRLQAEVEDLMVELERSNAANATLDKKQKNFDKVLAEWKQKYEECQSDLEVSQRESRALNTELFKLKNSYEEVLDHLESMKRDNKNLQQEITDINEQVGESTKMLRELEKATKHAEQEKRDTQAALEEAESSLEQEESKILQLELELNQIKSEVERKVAEKDEEIDQLKRNYQRTVDYLQSTLDAETRSRNDAVRMKKKMEGDLNEMEIQLGHANRQAAEATKQLRNLQTQLKDTQVHLDEALQRQEDLKEELAIIERRNNLMMAENEELRASLEQSDRSRKLAEQELMEVSERVQLLHSQNTSLVNSKKKMEADLTQLQSEMEETMQEARNADEKAKKAITDAAMMAEELKKEQDTSAHLERMKKNLEATVKDLQQRLDEAEQVALKGGKKEIQKLEAKVRELENELEAEQKRSGEAVKGVRKYERKIKELTYQGEEEKKNSARLQDLVNKLQLKVKAYKRQFEEAEEQSSIHLAKFRKVQHELEEAEERADVAESQLNKLRARSRDVAGKGELKS